Genomic window (Helianthus annuus cultivar XRQ/B chromosome 3, HanXRQr2.0-SUNRISE, whole genome shotgun sequence):
GGAGGGTAAGGGCCGTGAGAAAATGGTTGATTAAGGGATTGGGTTGAGTGAGAAATGGGCTGTTGTGGTGATGGAAGTATAAAAGAGTGAGGTGGGCTTTGAGGAGGTGGGCTAGTGGGAGAGGTGGAATGAGCTGTTGGGCTTGAAGGAGTCATAGGTAATGGGTCGGTCGAAGAGGAAACAGTTGGGGGGAGTATTTGGTGGGTGGGTATTGGTGGCGATTGAGGGAGAGATGTGGGACCAGACGGTTGGATGTAGGGGGGCAGAGAGGAAGTCATATTTTGGGGGTGAGGAGTGGATGTGATGAAAGGGGAAAATGGTCTCGTCAAACATAACGTGACGAGATACGATGATTTGATTGGTGTGTAGGTCATAGCACTTATACCCCCGGTGTTGTAGAGGGTAGCCGAGGAAAACACAGGGGTGGGACCGGGGTGCAAGTTTGTGAGTGGTGGTTGATGGAATGAGGGGATAACAAAGAGAGCCGAACACCCGTAGGTGTTCGTATGAAGGAGTGCGATGGTATAAAATTTCCGTAGGGGTATGGTTTTTAAGAATTTTGGCGGGTATTATATTGTGAAGGTATGTGGCCATGTCAAGGGCGTGGTGCCAAAAAGATGGGGGAAGTTGGGCGTGGGTAAGTAAGGTGCGGATGATATTGTTGATAGAACGGATTTTGCGTTCCGCCTTACCATTTTGAGACGATGTGTGCGGACAAGAGAGACGAAACAACATGCCATTTTGTGTACAATATTGTTTGAAATTGTGGTTGATGTATTCGGTACCGTTGTCACACTGAAATGTTTTGATTGGGCGTTCAAATTGAGTTTTAATTTGAGTTGCAAAGGTAGTGAATATGGAGTAAACTTGGGACTTGTTTGAAATTGGGTAGGTCCACAAAAAATTTGTATAATCATCAAGGAATAATATATAATATCTGTGACCGCTAGTGCTTAACACCGGCGATGTCCAGAGATCGCTATGGATAATATCAAAGGGTGAAACCGTGTGTGACGTAGATTGTGTAAAAGGTAAACGAACACTTTTTCCCAAAACACAAGAATGACATAATGTTTTATTACTGAGTTTATCAAAAGAAATTAAACTAGAATTGTTCAACGAATGTAAAGGACTAGATCCCGGATGGCCTAGGCGCTGGTGCCATAGGCGTTGAGTAAGGGCGGCAAAAGTACTTGGTGTGGTCCGTTGTGAGGCTGGAGGTGGCAGGAGTGGGTACAAGTCACCGCTGCTGTTGCACCGGAGGATAGGGATCCGggtcttgagatccttcacaagaaaaccaaacgggtcaaattctATAGACAGAGAGTTGTCGGTGCATAGCCGACGAACGGATATAAGGTTTTTAATGAGTTTAGGTGAATAGAGGACATTATTCAGTTTAAAAGGCGGGTAGGGCGGTGGTAAGGTTAGGTTGCCTTGTCCTGTGACCGGGATGGTACTTCCGTCACCGACAATAATAAATTGATTTGTGCTCTTATTTAAATGAGAATGAGATGTACCTGACGGTTGTAGATAATGTCCCGTAGCACCGGTGTCCATCATAGAGTTCCAATCGGGCGGGTTTAAGCTCATCGTGTACATAGCCTGTGCGATATCAGTAGGAGTGTAGGCTGCGTTGGCTGAGTTGGGGCGTGGACCGAGAATCCCCTAACCCGTGTTGTTGTTGGGAGTTGGCTGTGGGACGGTTGGATAGGGGCAGGGTGCCGAGGCCCAGTTTGGCCACTGTGGTGTTTGGTGTGGTGTATTGGGCCAAGTAGTAGGGCCATATGGCCAAGTGAAAGGGGCCGAGAACTGTTGGCCCGATGATGTGGGATTGCGATTTCGGTTCCAAGAAGAGCGTCCACGACCGCGACCGCGACCACGTCCGGTTCCGCCACCACGGTTGTTGGCGTTGAAATTGTCGGATCGATAATCAGTAGAAGGATTAGAGTTGTTGGAAGAGCGAGGGTTGGTGGTAGCGGGTTGAGTGGTCGTGTGTAGGGCCGAACCGGCGGTTATGGCAGAGTTTGTGGCTTGATGATGTTTGCGGGTCTCGTTCATACAGAGCTGTGAGCGTACTTTATTAAAAGTTGGCAAGGGTTTGGTGTTGCCTAGGACAGTGGCAACACTTTCATAAGCATCGGTAAGGCCGGCTAGTGCTTGCAACACGAGTGACTGATCATCGACAGAAGCTTCAACATTATTCAGTTGATCAGCAAGAACTTTAAGTTCTTGACAATATGCAGCCATGTTAGAAAAACTTTCGAGACGAGTAGAGTTAAACTTCTGCTTCAGATAGAGTGCGCGAATAGCTTTGTTGTCTTGAAACAAGGTTTCCAGGGTAGTCCACGCATCATAGGCAGTGGAGCCCTTTTAATTATGGTTTGAACAAGATCCGGGGAGATGGTGCCATAGATCCATTGAAGGACTATGGCATCCAACCACTCCCACGAATCAAGCGGTGATGTCGGAGGAGTTGTTTTGTCTGCATTGGTATCGGTGGTGGTTTTGCTGGTGCCGGTTTCCGTGCGTGGTTCTGATTCGAGAACAATAGGAATGCAGGTCTTGATGTTGGTGACGGTAACCGCAGGGTGAAGTTTGGAATCCATGAGAAAAGAAGTGTTTGTGAAAGGGGGGAAGGGGTCGACGTGGAGAAGAAGTCGACAGGGAGAGGGTGGCGGCAGATGGTGGCCTAGGGTTGGCCTGATACCATGTAGGAAGATATGTTGTAATCGCTTGCCTCCTCTGTATATTCATTCCAATATTTATAACAATATACAAACTCCTATTCTAGGCAATGAGATAATTACATAAGGTAATGAGATAATTACGTAAATACATATCCTAACTTATAGGCTAAGAATTACTTTATTGAAAATCTATTCATGTGTTCAATTAGTTGAGGATTTCTTATCGGATCCATATTATAATGTCTAAATCgttgaattgattgtaaatttaATTAAGTGGCTTCAAAGGTTCTAGTTATTTTCCATCTATTCGTAACTTAAATTAATTATTATGATCACTTTTATGTCAGTTATTGATATGAATGTTTCATATGGTATCACCTAATTTTATGATAGATTAGATTTTGATTATATTTTCTAAAGTTGTGTAACTTTATCTCCAAGTTTcgtataaatattatttaatttttagTTTATAAACGAATAATTAACTTGGATAGATACACATGAGATATTTCGAAATTATAATCCAAATCCCTTAAAATTAGTTGAACCAGCTTTGTCAGATTAACTTCATTGTTTCACGAGATCAGGTTCACGGGTTAAATTTATAGAACCTTACTCTATTATGTTTTATAAACCTAACTTTAAATAATCATTCAACTAATTCTTTTTATTGATTTAAAAATTTGCTTaactaaaataacatttttttcaAGTTCTCACTTCTGCCCAAAGGTGATGTGTTTACTTGTGGCGTTATTTAGTGAACTTAAGCATAGTCACTTAGGTGTATATCCTTATTATATGAACAAACATAGTGTAACACTTACCTTATTACTTTTGTTTATATGATATACACATGACTTCTGCCTAAGATGCATGAGGGTTTCATTTTCTGCCCAAAGGTGATGTGTTACACTCATGTCTCGCAAACTTTGACTTGTGCCTAAATTATGGTGTTTCAACTTCTGCCCAAAGGTGATGTGTTACACCTAATCTGCACAGTCTGACTGTTCATAATACTTGTATGATTGGCCATAGCCAAAGCGAAAACCGTCATTCAAGTAGAACCTTATTTAAAATTGGTGTGTACAAATAACGTTATCACAGCTTCCATAGTATAATGGTCTTAATTTCCGCCTGCCTTAGTTTTAGGTTACCCATAAGTCACTCTAACTTCTTCTTTTGCAATGTATCTTATTCTTCTCATTTTAATCCACTATCATCTCCTATTATGGCTATCGATACTTTGACTGGTGCGAACTATGCTTCGTGGAAGGATTCTCTTAACCTTACTCTTGCACTCATGGAGTTTGACTGTGCGCTAACTGAAAACGCTCATCATGCTCTTACTGATAAGAGTACTGAAGCTGGAAAACTACTCCATCAAAAGTGGGAGAGAGCTAATCGCTTGTCTCTTATCTTCATGAAAACTCGATAAGTCCTGCTATCAAGGGAGCCATTCCTGACGTTGCTATAGCTAAGGAATATCTGACTAATGTGGAGGCTCAATTCCaagggacgtctaaggcgcaAGCCAGCACCTTCATTCTGAAATTGGATACTACAAAGTATGATGGGATCAACGGTATTCGTGTGCACATCCTGAAAATGAATGACATGGCCCAAAAGCTCAAGGGATTAAGCATGGAGATTAGTGATGGCTTTCTGGTGCATTTTATCATGATGTCTCTGCCCGCATCTTATGAAGCATTCAAAGTCAACTATAACCTTCAGAAGGAGCAATGGAAGATAAACGAGTTGATTGCCATGTGTGTGTAAGAAGAAGAACGTCTGAAACTGGAGAAAGCCGATATTGCTTACCTGATGACTGCTGACTCGAAGAAAAGGAAGGGGAACTACAATAAgaagtgttgggattgaaccctatcagaggaacagataattaaagccaaaactggatcagagcagtggatcctaaataagcagatgttttcatacaaatctctccccttgaaagtgatttcaacaactgctgacctcctatctgctgatcttgctaaatgctgacctacaactgctgctcaagtaaagacctgatgaaagactaaagccctgctgattcaatctactgccttgagtcaagctctgctgatccggacaagtactgctgggttcacagcagtagaaggttgcagcagctgatcaatagttTGTTTTGTAATATAATGTagtagcagtagttaacacatcagtgtttgtatagatcagaggttagagtttgttaggaggttagatgtcactttcatggtgacgtcagctaagatgctcagtagtttgcaagtgcctataaatagttcagtactttgtactgttctattagctcttttgcacaatcatcttctttgcacgaacaaacaactgagctctggctgagggggagtttgcattcattcatcaatcattgtaatcgttgttgaaataaattcaatctttcggttcattgtgtacagatgtttgatcaaagtattactctcgtttgattgtatgcaaagtttgttttcaccataattccgctgcacactcattactttcactttaattacaaacacaaaatacaatcaaaatcaaactcagatccaacaattggtatcagagctaggacagtcaaatttgatttaacaatcattttgacgtaaatagttcagctcataacagttgatactgatcgtttgttcgtttgttgaaaaacagagcaaggattaatcaccattaaagttgatttctcaagTGTCTGTAAAataacaagaatgacgtcacaatctcaggatgataaaaacaacatcggctctctttttaaaccacctatgctaaaaagaaatgagtacaacatctggcagaggaggatgggtcacatcctcgctcaacaaagcacaggttgttggaggtctgtcgtctttggtccccatgttcctacagtgccaagcgctgaagatactaaaaagttcgttccaaaaccagttgaaaactataccgaaaccgactttcaaaagatcgaactagatgctaaagcgtttagcatcatagcttcagcgctgcccaatgaaatatatgctggactgttacactgtaacagtgccaaagagttgtgggacgcgcttaaggaacagtttgggggaaccgaagaagtcatagaaaacaatagggaaatcctgaaccaacagtatgaaacattttgtcatgttaaaggtgaatccctgacgcaacaatttgagcgtttcagttgtctcatcagtgaactgaggcttgttaaaaccacttttacaaactcaactcaaaatagcaggttcctcgggtcactgccagaaaaatgggacaccatagcttttgtcacccgaaattcacctgagttcaaggatctgaccttgacccaacttcACGGttgactcctgacctacgaaagggagttgaaccagaaaaggaagttacaagagtcaggaaaaaccgttgatgattatacattcggtaacactgctcttttgggtcaagaagaatctgggagtagtggtaaggatcagggttatgatcacttcattgacataactgctggtgcaaattttaacaaccctgatcctcactctacaagttatgcattcactgcaaacgaaaaccagatgtcagacaatctaagctttgaactcaatggtctacagcattttgaccccactgatttagaggaaatggacatcctgcatcaactggccttgctaagtgttagaactagcaaattttataaaagaacagggcgaaaattcccaggtttgcatgggaatctaagggttgggttggataaatcgaaaatcaagtgctacaagtgtaataggttgggacactttgctagggaatgtaggagtcaaactactggtcccataatcactcatcctagct
Coding sequences:
- the LOC110931423 gene encoding uncharacterized protein LOC110931423 produces the protein MAAYCQELKVLADQLNNVEASVDDQSLVLQALAGLTDAYESVATVLGNTKPLPTFNKVRSQLCMNETRKHHQATNSAITAGSALHTTTQPATTNPRSSNNSNPSTDYRSDNFNANNRGGGTGRGRGRGRGRSSWNRNRNPTSSGQQFSAPFTWPYGPTTWPNTPHQTPQWPNWASAPCPYPTVPQPTPNNNTG